A section of the Hirschia baltica ATCC 49814 genome encodes:
- a CDS encoding sugar phosphorylase, giving the protein MLDISVAFKTKLTELVSFIYPEHDCDSLIEQIIEAYWEDSDLIRTDQRQPSNIGLWSEDDAVIITYGNSIKDGKHKPLDLLQDFLRRYLGDTITSVHILPFFPFTSDDGFAVTDYRSVNSELGEWEDIKRIGKRFKLMSDLVLNHVSSQSKWFNDYRQGHEPYDKFFFEARPDDDLSEVVRPRTNELLREVQTPSGSKHVWCTFSHDQVDVDFTNPEVLLEFLRIMRLHVDNGVRIIRLDAVAFIWKEIGTNCIHLPQTHAIVQLMRLLLDFAKEDVILLTETNVPNTENLSYFGNRNEAHAVYNFSLPPLILQALLSGSSRHLNQWQMAMPPAQMGCAYLNFSASHDGIGMRPAEGLLNEEEINDVIETVKSFGGLVSMRSTPDGGQKPYELNVTFFDALKGTLKGEDDLQLQRFLCSQSIVMALEGIPAFYIHSLIGTHNHMAGVEKTGINRAINRRRWNYPDLRAYLDDENSSHARVLSEMTARIQIRRKQEAFHPNATQFTMQLGDDIFGFWRQSYDRSQSIFALHNVTDRELTIPAVSINLIGGHDWFDLLSGEKVNEHTSEITFAPYQCRWITNRSK; this is encoded by the coding sequence ATGCTGGATATTTCTGTAGCATTTAAGACTAAGCTGACTGAATTAGTGAGCTTCATTTATCCTGAGCATGACTGCGATTCCCTTATCGAGCAGATTATCGAAGCGTATTGGGAAGACAGTGATTTAATACGCACTGATCAACGTCAGCCAAGCAATATCGGACTGTGGTCCGAAGATGATGCTGTGATTATCACCTATGGAAATTCGATAAAAGACGGGAAGCATAAGCCGTTAGATTTATTACAGGATTTTTTAAGGCGCTATTTAGGGGACACTATAACTAGCGTACACATTTTACCTTTTTTCCCATTTACATCAGACGATGGTTTTGCGGTAACTGACTATCGTTCAGTCAATAGTGAGCTTGGAGAGTGGGAAGATATAAAACGTATTGGAAAGCGTTTTAAACTGATGTCAGACTTAGTGTTGAACCACGTATCTAGCCAAAGCAAGTGGTTTAACGACTATCGGCAAGGTCATGAGCCTTATGACAAATTTTTCTTTGAGGCGCGTCCTGATGATGATTTGAGTGAGGTTGTCCGTCCGCGTACCAATGAATTGTTGCGGGAAGTGCAAACTCCTTCAGGTAGTAAGCACGTTTGGTGCACATTTAGCCACGATCAAGTTGATGTTGATTTTACCAATCCTGAAGTTCTGCTGGAATTTTTGCGGATAATGCGCCTGCATGTCGATAATGGTGTTAGAATAATCAGGCTGGATGCTGTTGCATTTATCTGGAAAGAAATTGGCACGAATTGCATTCATCTTCCTCAAACTCATGCAATCGTTCAGCTCATGCGTTTGTTGTTGGATTTTGCCAAAGAAGACGTGATCCTTCTGACAGAAACGAATGTGCCAAACACAGAAAACCTATCCTATTTTGGAAATAGGAATGAAGCGCATGCAGTTTACAATTTTTCTCTACCGCCATTGATTTTGCAGGCTTTGCTGAGTGGGTCTTCACGTCATTTAAACCAATGGCAAATGGCGATGCCACCTGCGCAAATGGGGTGTGCTTATCTAAATTTCTCAGCATCTCATGATGGTATAGGAATGAGACCGGCTGAAGGCTTGCTAAATGAAGAAGAAATCAATGATGTTATTGAAACAGTAAAATCATTTGGTGGCTTGGTTTCCATGCGCTCGACGCCAGATGGTGGTCAGAAACCTTATGAGTTGAACGTCACGTTTTTCGATGCATTGAAGGGGACGCTCAAAGGTGAGGATGATCTTCAGCTTCAACGTTTCTTGTGCAGTCAGTCTATTGTTATGGCACTGGAAGGAATTCCAGCTTTCTACATCCATTCATTGATTGGAACGCACAATCACATGGCTGGTGTTGAAAAGACGGGTATAAATCGCGCAATTAATAGACGGCGCTGGAATTATCCTGATTTGCGAGCTTATCTTGACGATGAAAATAGCTCTCATGCACGTGTATTATCAGAAATGACAGCCCGTATTCAGATCCGCCGTAAACAAGAGGCATTTCATCCAAACGCTACTCAATTTACCATGCAGCTTGGGGATGATATTTTTGGTTTCTGGCGTCAAAGCTATGACCGTTCGCAATCAATATTCGCATTGCATAATGTAACAGATAGAGAGCTGACCATTCCAGCTGTATCGATCAATCTGATTGGTGGACATGACTGGTTTGATTTACTATCTGGAGAAAAAGTGAACGAGCACACATCTGAAATCACTTTTGCGCCATATCAGTGTCGGTGGATAACCAATCGTTCAAAATAG